A region of Panicum virgatum strain AP13 chromosome 8N, P.virgatum_v5, whole genome shotgun sequence DNA encodes the following proteins:
- the LOC120685770 gene encoding 40S ribosomal protein S5-like, which yields MAEVEAPTQEVKLFGRWSFDDVQVNDISLADYLAVSHTKHAIYLPHTAGRYSAKRFRKAQCPIVERLTNSLMMHGRNNGKKVMAVRIVMHAMEIIHLLTDANPIQIIVDAIINSGPREDATRIGSAGVVRRQAVDISPLRRVNQAIYLLTTGARESAFRNIKTIAECLADELINAAKGSSNSYAIKKKDEIERVAKANR from the exons ATGGCGGAAGTTGAGGCGCCCACCCAGGAGGTCAAGCTCTTCGGCCGCTGGTCCTTCGATGACGTCCAG GTCAATGACATTTCTCTGGCTGATTACCTTGCCGTCAGTCATACAAAGCACGCCATATATCTTCCCCACACCGCTGGAAGGTATTCTGCTAAGAGGTTCCGCAAGGCTCAGTGCCCAATTGTTGAGAGGCTGACAAACTCTCTGATGATGCACGGCCGCAACAATGGCAAGAAGGTCATGGCTGTTCGCATTGTGATGCATGCTATGGAGATTATTCACCTGCTGACTGATGCCAACCCTATTCAAATTATCGTTGATGCCATCATAAACAG TGGGCCAAGAGAAGACGCTACCCGGATTGGATCTGCTGGTGTTGTTAGAAGGCAAGCTGTTGATATATCTCCTTTGAGGCGTGTGAACCAGGCAATCTACCTGCTTACCACTGGTGCTAGAGAAAGTGCTTTCAGGAACATCAAGACCATTGCAGAGTGCCTTGCAGATGAGCTTATCAATGCAGCTAAAGGTTCTTCTAACAG CTATGcgatcaagaagaaggatgagattGAGCGTGTTGCCAAGGCCAACCGTTGA
- the LOC120684924 gene encoding uncharacterized protein LOC120684924 gives MLAAKLELLMKKLESPHQEVNQVSESRMTCETCGETGHSGTSCPLTQEGTNFVGNNNNPNSGFRPQQGWNSKPNLPFSQQQGKQRKTVTASHTDVEDEEQEEAVESNTPATQEDLVPMYAKYIKDILGNKRMLPTTKVMHLTEECSAAILDPLLVKKKDPGYPTITCSIRAQHFSNALCDLGASVSVMPKLADQTVRYPTGIAENIPVKIRNFFIPIDFVVLDMEVDAKMPLIVGRLFLSTANAHIDDGAGEIHLNITG, from the exons ATGTTAGCTGCCAAGTTGGAACTTTTAatgaagaagctggaatctccgCATCAGGAGGTTAATCAGGTTTCAGAGTCTCgtatgacatgtgaaacatgtggcgagactgggcactcgggcacTTCGTGCCCATTAACTCAAGAGGGCACAAACTTTGTTGGGAACAACAATAATCCCAACTCAGGATTTcgtcctcagcagggttggaactccaagcccaacctccccttcagtCAACAACAAG GAAAGCAACGGAAGACCGTAACTGCTAGCCATACTGATGTTGAAGAcgaagagcaggaggaggctgtCGAATCCAACACAcctgctacccaggaagacctC GTACCCatgtatgccaagtatatcaaggatattcttggaaacaagcgGATGCTGCCCACCACTAAGGTCATGCACTTAACGGAAGAGTGTAGCGCtgctatactcgatcctctcctggtgaagaagaaagacccagGCTACCCCACCATCACCTGCTCGATCAGGGCTCAACATTTTTCGAACGCCCTCTGTGACTTGGGAGCAAGTGTCAGTGTCATGCCAAAG ctagcagaccaaACAGTCCGCTACCCCACGGGAATAGCAGAAAATATCCCGGTGAAAATCCGGAATTTCTTTATTCCCATCGACTTCGTCGtactcgacatggaagtcgacgcCAAGATGCCGCTCATCGTGGGCAGGCTGTTCTTGAGCACAGCAAACGCTCATATTGATGATGGAGCTGGAGAGATTCATCTCAACATCACTGGCTAG